One Hordeum vulgare subsp. vulgare chromosome 4H, MorexV3_pseudomolecules_assembly, whole genome shotgun sequence DNA window includes the following coding sequences:
- the LOC123448859 gene encoding dnaJ homolog subfamily B member 3 encodes MDASAGSGNAPGAGAGASSCCYYALLGIRKNASSTDVRAAYRRLAMKWHPDRWASDPGATGEAKRRFQRIQEAYSVLSDKGKRAMYDAGLFDPLDDDDQDFSDFMQEMLVMMDSVKNEKPDTLEDLQKMLDDIVNGDGGSRATAGAGSAGGGGGGGCGGRVPPEANRRTRVAPYPQPSRR; translated from the exons ATGGACGCCTCCGCCGGATCCGGCAATGcccccggcgccggcgccggcgcgtcGTCTTGCTGCTACTACGCCCTGCTCGGCATCCGTAAGAACGCCTCCTCCACCGACGTACGCGCTGCCTACCGACGGCTCGCCATG AAGTGGCACCCGGATCGGTGGGCGAGCGACCCCGGCGCGACGGGCGAGGCGAAGCGGCGGTTCCAGCGGATCCAGGAGGCCTACTCCG TTTTGTCCGACAAGGGGAAGAGGGCCATGTACGACGCCGGGCTCTTTGATCCCCTCGACGACGACGACCAG GATTTCTCCGACTTCATGCAGGAGATGCTGGTGATGATGGATAGCGTGAAAAACGAG AAGCCGGACACGCTCGAAGACCTGCAGAAGATGCTGGATGACATAGTTAACGGCGACGGCGGTAGCCGCGCCACTGCAGGTGCTGGtagcgccggcggcggcggcggcggcggctgcggcggtCGCGTTCCACCGGAGGCCAACCGGAGAACTCGTGTCGCCCCTTACCCGCAGCCTTCGCGAAGGTGA